In one Sphingobium sp. MI1205 genomic region, the following are encoded:
- a CDS encoding sulfurtransferase, with protein sequence MDILISTDWLAAELGKRDLKILDASLFLPGTPRDPRAEFEAAHIPGAAYLDLPTLADADDPRPGMLPSDAFMTERCRALGIDADSRIILYDNSPTHSAARAWWMMRLYGVAASAAILDGGLPKWVAEGRPTESGWPVIPRGNAIARRAEGQVRTKDDLLANLSDQAAQVIDARGAARFTGEEKEPRPGMASGHIPESRNLPSASLFNPDNSMKTGEELRRLFVEAGTDFSRPIITTCGSGVTAAILLAGLELLGKTDVTLYDGSWSEWGLDPATPKATGAAA encoded by the coding sequence ATGGACATTCTCATCTCAACAGATTGGCTCGCGGCGGAATTGGGCAAGCGCGACCTCAAGATCCTGGACGCCAGCCTCTTCCTGCCCGGCACGCCCCGTGATCCGCGCGCGGAATTTGAAGCCGCGCATATTCCGGGCGCGGCCTATCTCGACCTGCCGACCCTCGCCGATGCGGACGATCCACGTCCCGGCATGTTGCCTAGCGACGCCTTCATGACTGAACGCTGCCGCGCGCTCGGCATCGACGCGGACAGCCGCATCATCCTCTATGACAACAGCCCCACGCACAGCGCCGCGCGCGCATGGTGGATGATGCGGCTCTATGGCGTGGCCGCGTCCGCCGCGATACTGGACGGCGGGCTTCCCAAATGGGTGGCGGAAGGACGGCCGACCGAATCCGGCTGGCCCGTCATCCCGCGCGGCAACGCCATTGCCCGGCGCGCCGAAGGTCAGGTACGGACAAAGGACGACCTGCTCGCCAATCTCTCCGATCAAGCCGCTCAGGTCATCGACGCGCGCGGCGCGGCCCGCTTCACCGGAGAAGAGAAGGAGCCACGGCCCGGCATGGCGTCCGGCCACATCCCCGAATCGCGCAACCTGCCCTCGGCCAGCCTCTTCAACCCCGACAACAGCATGAAGACGGGCGAGGAACTGCGCCGTCTCTTCGTCGAGGCGGGCACGGATTTCTCGCGGCCGATCATCACCACCTGCGGCAGCGGCGTCACGGCGGCCATCCTGCTGGCGGGTCTCGAATTGCTCGGCAAGACCGATG